In the genome of Mucilaginibacter defluvii, one region contains:
- a CDS encoding membrane or secreted protein gives MRLLLLTGFMLLFALPGFTQRNAAAKSGNEIYIDSKGIMRYAANGKEAAFFGVNYTLPFAYGYRSHKVQNINLEQAIDRDVYHLARLGVNAFRVHVWDTEISDSLGNLKQNEHLRLFDYLLAKLEERGIRIIVTPIAFWGNGYPERDEHTGSFSDVYGKDGALVQEKAYVAQERYLQQFFSHVNPYTGKTYVKDAFIIATEVNNEPHHSGPKARATEYVNRMAAAIKSAGWTKPVFYNISESPWYADAVAKSVADGFSFQWYPTGLVAGHQHKGNLLPQVDHYVIPFDTIPEFKNKARMVYEFDAGDVMQPYMYPAMARSFKKAGFQWATQFAYDPLGNAFANTEYQTHFLNLAYTPSKAISLLIAGKVFRSVPVFKSCGKFPADTLFGPFRLSYKQQLSEMNSDTEFYYSNSTDSKPVKPSALAHIAGVGSSAVIQYNGTGAYFLDRLPDGSWRLEVMPDAIPVSDPFAKASLSKHVTRIFSNERQMTLNLPGLNKGFTITPLNAGNQYTPKIAAGYFSIKPGTYRIAASANPYKKGNTLINGNIRLAEFVAPPNDSLQLEVDHQANYSVAANTAFKIKAVVAGISAGDSVRVLANRLTGTYRIVPMQQTGAYTFEAMVPADLLSPGLLQYRIAVTHKGKEQVVFPGGQSGDPFAWDYINQQYYQTIISAPGSPVKLYSAARDKNNVIVYSPEWKTDSYEYVTNADGNLAISLNHKPSNNELGGLELFVKDEILTHAANLGQYSFITVNASGNTPAKLVLIDADANAWSAVINIADGTVKVPLSAFKPDSLVLLPRPYPGFQSLRFKSAAVSNFSLLSVERVQLLLTGDNAKAFNTLIEGISLETK, from the coding sequence ATGAGATTACTCCTGCTAACAGGCTTCATGCTGCTTTTTGCGTTGCCCGGATTTACCCAGCGCAACGCCGCCGCTAAAAGTGGTAACGAAATTTATATTGACAGCAAAGGTATAATGCGTTACGCCGCAAACGGTAAAGAAGCCGCCTTTTTTGGTGTTAACTATACTTTACCGTTTGCTTACGGCTACCGCTCGCATAAAGTGCAGAATATTAACTTAGAGCAGGCTATTGACCGGGATGTGTATCACTTAGCCCGGCTGGGAGTTAACGCTTTCCGTGTACATGTGTGGGATACCGAGATCAGCGACTCGTTAGGTAACCTGAAGCAGAATGAGCATCTGCGCCTGTTTGATTACCTGTTGGCAAAGCTTGAGGAGCGGGGCATACGCATTATTGTAACCCCGATCGCCTTTTGGGGTAACGGCTATCCGGAGCGGGATGAACACACCGGAAGCTTTAGTGATGTTTACGGAAAGGACGGAGCACTTGTACAGGAAAAGGCTTATGTGGCGCAGGAGCGTTACTTGCAACAGTTTTTTAGTCATGTAAATCCGTATACGGGTAAAACTTATGTAAAGGATGCCTTTATAATTGCTACGGAGGTTAATAACGAGCCACACCACAGTGGGCCTAAGGCGCGCGCAACAGAATATGTTAACCGCATGGCCGCGGCTATAAAAAGTGCAGGCTGGACAAAGCCGGTTTTCTACAATATCAGCGAATCGCCCTGGTATGCTGATGCGGTGGCTAAGTCCGTAGCTGATGGCTTTAGCTTTCAATGGTACCCTACGGGCTTAGTTGCCGGGCATCAGCATAAAGGTAATCTGTTGCCGCAGGTTGATCATTATGTTATTCCGTTTGATACCATCCCGGAGTTTAAAAATAAAGCCCGGATGGTATACGAGTTTGATGCGGGCGATGTAATGCAGCCGTATATGTATCCGGCTATGGCGCGGAGTTTTAAAAAAGCCGGTTTTCAGTGGGCAACACAATTCGCTTATGATCCGCTGGGTAACGCGTTTGCCAACACCGAGTATCAAACGCATTTTCTGAACCTGGCTTACACGCCCTCAAAAGCGATAAGCTTGCTTATAGCCGGTAAGGTTTTTCGCTCGGTGCCTGTATTTAAATCATGCGGTAAATTCCCTGCAGATACTTTGTTCGGGCCGTTCAGGCTTAGCTATAAACAACAGCTAAGCGAGATGAACAGCGATACCGAATTTTACTACTCCAACTCAACGGACTCAAAACCGGTAAAGCCATCAGCTTTGGCGCATATAGCAGGGGTTGGTTCATCAGCGGTAATTCAATATAACGGTACCGGCGCTTATTTTTTAGACAGGTTGCCCGATGGAAGCTGGCGCCTGGAAGTAATGCCTGATGCCATACCCGTGAGCGACCCGTTTGCGAAAGCTTCTTTATCTAAACACGTCACCCGCATTTTCAGCAACGAAAGGCAGATGACCCTGAATCTTCCCGGCTTGAATAAAGGTTTCACTATTACGCCGCTTAATGCAGGTAATCAATACACACCTAAAATTGCGGCAGGTTACTTTAGCATTAAGCCGGGTACCTATCGTATCGCGGCATCTGCAAACCCATATAAAAAAGGCAATACGCTTATTAACGGAAACATCAGGCTTGCTGAATTTGTGGCTCCGCCGAATGATAGTTTACAACTTGAGGTAGATCATCAGGCTAATTATAGCGTTGCTGCGAATACGGCGTTTAAGATAAAGGCCGTTGTAGCCGGAATTTCAGCAGGTGATAGTGTGCGGGTATTGGCTAATCGCTTAACGGGCACATACCGCATTGTACCTATGCAGCAAACCGGCGCTTATACTTTTGAGGCCATGGTCCCTGCGGATTTATTGAGTCCGGGTTTACTGCAATACCGCATAGCGGTAACTCATAAAGGTAAGGAGCAGGTAGTATTCCCGGGCGGTCAATCCGGTGATCCGTTCGCCTGGGATTATATCAACCAACAGTACTATCAAACCATTATATCCGCTCCGGGCAGCCCGGTTAAACTTTACAGTGCCGCGCGCGACAAAAACAACGTAATCGTTTATTCGCCCGAATGGAAAACTGATAGCTATGAATATGTAACTAATGCCGATGGCAATTTAGCCATCAGCCTCAACCATAAACCAAGCAATAATGAGTTGGGCGGATTAGAGCTTTTTGTTAAAGATGAAATTTTAACACACGCTGCTAACCTGGGCCAGTATAGCTTTATAACCGTAAATGCATCAGGTAACACACCGGCAAAACTGGTGTTAATTGATGCTGATGCCAATGCGTGGAGCGCGGTCATTAACATTGCGGATGGGACAGTTAAGGTGCCGCTTAGCGCTTTTAAACCCGATAGCCTGGTGTTGCTGCCTCGTCCGTACCCGGGCTTTCAAAGCCTGCGCTTTAAATCGGCAGCGGTATCGAATTTTTCGTTGTTGAGTGTGGAGCGTGTTCAGCTTTTGCTTACCGGCGATAACGCTAAGGCCTTTAATACACTAATAGAAGGCATAAGCCTCGAAACCAAATAA
- the galA gene encoding beta-galactosidase GalA, which yields MNFVYRGLCCLFLLLVISVQLFAQSPRKRQLLNEGWKFHLGHAANAEKDFNYGLSNIFAKTGRAEKTAIAVDFNDAAWRTVQIPHDWAVELPFAFKDNDDLKDHGYKALGGLFPENSIGWYRKKFSVTTTDSGKRFSITFDGIFRDAKVWLNGFYIAANQSGYVGFTVDVTNYINFKKENVLVVRADATQSEGWFYEGAGIYRKVWLNTYDNLHVTDDTFVHTITQADGKAMITVEADVKNDGLQTTEATFYTLIKDRTGRIVAKTDVKRVNVNSNDATPVKQQVLVDKPIWWSIEQPYLYHAEILVSRGDKVIDERNIRFGIRSIDIKADGVYLNGKHVKIKGTNNHQDHAGLGSALPDYLQYYRISLLKQMGSNAYRASHHAPTPELLEACDSLGMLVLDEQRLLNSSPEYMDQFERLVKRDRNHPSVFLWSIGNEEGYAQVNGFGKRIAQTLLAKQKQLDPTRTSTYAADLANVFTGVNEVIPVRGFNYRQFAVADYHRDHPQQPIIGTEMGSTVTTRGIYVKDTVSAYLPDQDITAPWWASTAEQWWPLAAENDFWLGGFIWTGFDYRGEPTPYKWPNISSHFGVMDVCGFPKNIYYYYQSWWKDEDVLHISPQWNWRGKEGQNIDVWVNSNADNVELFLNGKSLGKKNMPRNKHLQWSVAYRPGTLKAVGYRNSKKLVSEVKTTGAAYKLKLTPSKQILLANGSDAVVVNVLILDKNGLEVPDAMQEIKFNLTGGATIIGVGNGDPSSHEDDKILTGQWKRKLFNGHCQVILQSGKKVGNATLNATADGVKGAAVQFAVK from the coding sequence ATGAATTTTGTGTACCGCGGCCTGTGCTGCCTGTTTTTGCTTCTTGTTATTTCTGTACAGCTTTTCGCGCAATCTCCACGCAAGCGGCAACTGTTAAATGAGGGTTGGAAGTTTCACCTTGGGCATGCCGCCAATGCTGAGAAAGATTTTAACTATGGTTTATCAAACATCTTTGCCAAAACCGGCAGGGCCGAAAAAACAGCCATAGCGGTAGATTTTAATGATGCTGCCTGGCGAACCGTACAAATACCGCATGATTGGGCTGTAGAACTGCCCTTTGCCTTCAAAGATAACGATGACCTAAAAGATCATGGATATAAAGCCCTTGGTGGTTTATTTCCTGAAAACAGCATTGGCTGGTACCGAAAAAAATTCAGTGTAACAACAACCGACTCGGGTAAGCGGTTTAGTATTACCTTTGATGGTATTTTCAGGGATGCTAAAGTTTGGCTAAATGGATTTTACATTGCCGCCAACCAAAGCGGTTACGTGGGTTTTACTGTTGACGTTACCAATTACATCAACTTTAAAAAAGAAAACGTGCTGGTAGTACGCGCTGATGCCACGCAATCTGAGGGTTGGTTTTATGAGGGAGCAGGAATTTACCGCAAAGTTTGGCTGAACACTTATGACAACTTACATGTAACGGACGACACGTTTGTGCATACCATTACGCAGGCGGATGGCAAGGCGATGATAACCGTTGAAGCCGACGTAAAAAATGACGGTTTGCAAACTACGGAAGCGACGTTTTACACCTTAATTAAAGACCGTACAGGCAGAATTGTGGCTAAAACGGATGTAAAGCGCGTAAACGTTAACAGCAACGACGCAACCCCGGTAAAGCAACAGGTTTTAGTTGATAAGCCAATCTGGTGGTCTATTGAACAACCATATCTGTATCATGCAGAAATATTGGTTAGCCGGGGCGACAAGGTGATTGATGAACGAAACATACGTTTCGGTATACGCAGCATTGACATTAAGGCTGATGGCGTTTACCTCAATGGTAAGCATGTTAAAATTAAAGGAACCAATAACCACCAGGATCACGCTGGTTTGGGCAGCGCATTGCCCGATTATTTGCAATATTACCGCATCAGCCTGTTAAAGCAAATGGGATCTAACGCGTACAGGGCCAGCCACCATGCGCCTACGCCGGAGTTGCTCGAGGCCTGTGATAGCCTGGGTATGCTGGTGCTTGACGAACAGCGTTTGCTGAACAGCAGCCCGGAATATATGGATCAGTTTGAGCGGCTTGTGAAACGCGACCGTAATCATCCGAGTGTTTTCCTGTGGTCGATAGGTAATGAGGAAGGGTATGCGCAGGTTAACGGCTTCGGCAAGCGTATTGCGCAAACCTTGCTTGCCAAACAAAAGCAGCTCGACCCAACCCGCACAAGCACTTACGCGGCCGATCTGGCTAATGTATTTACCGGCGTAAATGAAGTAATTCCGGTACGTGGTTTTAACTACAGGCAGTTTGCCGTTGCCGATTATCACCGCGATCATCCGCAGCAGCCCATTATTGGTACAGAGATGGGGAGTACGGTAACTACACGCGGTATTTACGTTAAGGATACAGTTAGTGCTTACCTGCCCGATCAGGATATTACCGCCCCGTGGTGGGCCAGTACCGCCGAGCAATGGTGGCCGCTTGCCGCCGAAAATGATTTTTGGCTGGGTGGCTTTATATGGACGGGTTTTGACTATCGCGGCGAGCCCACGCCGTACAAATGGCCCAACATCAGCTCGCATTTTGGCGTGATGGATGTTTGCGGCTTTCCGAAGAATATCTATTATTACTATCAATCATGGTGGAAGGACGAGGATGTGCTGCACATTTCGCCGCAATGGAACTGGCGCGGAAAAGAAGGGCAGAACATTGATGTTTGGGTGAACTCAAACGCCGATAATGTCGAGCTGTTTTTGAACGGTAAAAGCCTTGGCAAAAAGAATATGCCGCGTAACAAACATTTGCAATGGAGTGTTGCCTATCGCCCGGGAACGTTAAAGGCTGTTGGCTATCGCAACAGTAAAAAACTGGTAAGCGAAGTTAAAACTACCGGAGCGGCTTATAAATTAAAGCTAACTCCATCAAAGCAAATATTGCTGGCCAATGGAAGCGATGCCGTGGTAGTAAATGTTTTAATACTGGATAAGAACGGGCTTGAGGTGCCCGACGCCATGCAGGAGATTAAATTCAACTTAACCGGCGGCGCAACCATAATAGGCGTTGGCAACGGCGACCCAAGCAGCCACGAAGATGATAAAATACTAACCGGCCAATGGAAACGTAAGCTCTTTAACGGCCATTGCCAGGTTATCCTGCAATCGGGCAAGAAAGTAGGCAATGCTACGCTTAACGCCACTGCGGATGGTGTTAAGGGTGCTGCGGTGCAGTTTGCTGTTAAATAG
- a CDS encoding zinc ribbon domain-containing protein YjdM, with protein MTALPSCPLCKSTFTYEMNGLLACPECGHEWSPEDITSDEDAFIVKDSNGNILQNGDTVVVIKNLPVKGSPQGIKAGTKVKSIRLVDRDHNIDCKIDGFGAMALKSEFVKKA; from the coding sequence ATGACAGCGCTGCCCTCTTGCCCATTGTGTAAATCAACTTTCACTTATGAAATGAATGGCCTGCTGGCTTGCCCGGAGTGTGGACACGAGTGGAGTCCGGAAGATATTACCAGCGATGAAGATGCATTTATTGTAAAGGACAGCAACGGTAATATCTTACAAAACGGGGATACGGTGGTCGTGATTAAAAACCTGCCTGTTAAAGGATCGCCACAGGGCATTAAGGCCGGAACGAAAGTTAAAAGCATTCGCCTGGTAGACCGCGATCATAACATTGACTGCAAAATTGACGGGTTCGGAGCGATGGCCCTTAAATCTGAATTTGTTAAAAAAGCTTGA